The DNA segment ACAGTTGTTCAATTGCGGCTACTTTACCAGATTGGGGATGTAAATTGACCCGTGACAGTGTACTTGGAGCAGGTGTGTGAGTCTGACCAGTAGCTACTTCTTTGAGATATTGGTTAGTTTGAAAATCTTTGTAACGGGCAATATCCACAATGACTGCACCACTAGCATCTACATAACCGTTAGCAAAATGCCACTGATACCAAGGCTCTGTTTCCCCTCGACTCACTAAAGATAAACTTTCACGGTCAATAACTAAAATCTGAGTCCCTAATTCTGGTCGCCACTGCATAGAATCACTATAGTTGCTAGTCCCCAACAATACAGGCAACATATTCAACCGCACAGGGGAAATAAAAAATATTAAATACTTTCCTGCTAAAACAAAATCATGTATGAGTGGGAGACCATCTAGGGAGTATGCAGATTTTTGGATAATTTTACCTGTAGAGTCACTTTTGTAAACATTCAACTTGGCATTTAACCCCAAGCTAATACCAAAATTAAAAATTTCTTTGGTCTGGGGGTCTTGCTTATAGTGGGCAGAATAAGTTAATCCATTAGTTAAGCCACCTAAATTATCTTCGCCCCAGGTTTCTAAAGTCTGTAAATCTAAAGCGTAAGGTCTTCCACCTTCCCACAATGCCAAAAGTTTATCTGGTAATGCTAGGACTGAAGTATTGGCAGCATTTTTAATTGGTTTGCGCCATTGATTCCAAACGGGGCCTGGTGCAGTCATCCCATAGTTGCCGTACAGAAATTTATCGGCGGTGTTTTCCACTTGATAGCCAACAGTCTGTACATAGCGGTAAGTTGCATGAACACCTCCATCGGTAAAATTGACAGCCAAAATTGCTCCATCGCCATCAAA comes from the Nostoc sp. PCC 7120 = FACHB-418 genome and includes:
- a CDS encoding carotenoid oxygenase family protein, which produces MQIVDKRSNKKAWASALTEPAKEFPLTQLTIISGNIPEGLRGTLYRNGPARLERGGMLAGHWFDGDGAILAVNFTDGGVHATYRYVQTVGYQVENTADKFLYGNYGMTAPGPVWNQWRKPIKNAANTSVLALPDKLLALWEGGRPYALDLQTLETWGEDNLGGLTNGLTYSAHYKQDPQTKEIFNFGISLGLNAKLNVYKSDSTGKIIQKSAYSLDGLPLIHDFVLAGKYLIFFISPVRLNMLPVLLGTSNYSDSMQWRPELGTQILVIDRESLSLVSRGETEPWYQWHFANGYVDASGAVIVDIARYKDFQTNQYLKEVATGQTHTPAPSTLSRVNLHPQSGKVAAIEQLLDRHCEFPHVPRQNVGQASRYTYMSGFRQGTDISQELLNTIACFDHKTQTFIEAYPGENCYPSEPILADNWVLTVVYDGNSHSSQVWIYDSDRLHEEPICKLELPKVIPHSFHGTWKSEKR